One stretch of Roseibium sp. HPY-6 DNA includes these proteins:
- a CDS encoding mechanosensitive ion channel domain-containing protein, with product MLATDIRFPNSVSRSTAAWVLTFALVAFLSFAPGIGFGSNAAEAQGLTGVVTGLASDDSTENNEAADPKAADTNETGTQNAVQAGEGAGILQEADQFVDQAVSARDVFKTILKEIPIIHQTMLWTLRAEGEGRGLSWIPTALIDIAAGIIFGVLAMTLLARWGRRHFVGMYHENVYSRSDKIIYLFLRALLMIVGVVLFFIVAVLVYLVVGSGLEAANQTALVVFGVFASFLVLRIIFLNLLAPDADSHRLLNMSGQEAGSLYKALLIGSAVSLFTIGFCLWMERLGLSQDAHKIALIGASALSMIILIGISIAYRKVIARLIRGEAGAGAPIWRKVLANVWHFVAVFYFVVAWGISAVRILLDLPDATGLVGAPLQVMLLASVAYGILVLIIDKVLLPRLDTADVQAKIAEDIKRTDESEGLQDDPESAMAQARAEAAEREAQRSPFRDLFDRGAVILVLFASFDLLASWWGVPLAGSSSLIGSFVEVLLVTFLGYMSYEAVKIVIDRQIAKEAPAEEDEEVEVGGAGESRIATLLPIFRNFLLITIVVIAAMVVLSELGVNIAPLFAGAGVVGLAIGFGAQTLIRDIFSGAFYLVDDAFRKGEYIDIGSAKGVVEKISIRSMQLRHHRGALTTIPFGEIQQVENFSRDWAVMKLAFRVTYDTDVEKMRKLIKNFGKELLQDEYYGPMFLAPLKSQGIMSMEDSAMIARVKFTTKPGKQFELRKIVYAGLRDLFEQNGIKFAHRQVTVRVAGENGEGQVSPESARAAVQAAIQAAAAGGGAAGIFDPDEAGSEGATDQL from the coding sequence ATGTTAGCGACCGATATCCGCTTCCCAAATTCTGTTTCCAGATCAACAGCAGCATGGGTGCTCACCTTTGCCCTGGTAGCGTTCTTGTCGTTTGCACCCGGGATCGGTTTCGGATCAAACGCAGCTGAGGCTCAAGGTCTGACGGGTGTCGTGACCGGATTGGCGTCGGATGACAGCACCGAGAACAATGAAGCTGCCGATCCCAAAGCGGCCGACACGAATGAAACAGGAACACAGAACGCAGTACAGGCTGGTGAAGGTGCCGGTATCCTCCAGGAAGCTGACCAGTTCGTGGACCAGGCCGTTTCGGCGCGGGACGTTTTCAAGACGATCCTGAAAGAAATCCCAATCATCCACCAGACGATGTTGTGGACCTTGAGAGCTGAGGGAGAAGGGCGTGGCCTGAGTTGGATACCAACGGCACTCATCGACATAGCTGCCGGCATTATTTTCGGCGTTCTGGCGATGACACTGCTTGCCAGATGGGGCCGCAGGCACTTCGTGGGCATGTACCATGAAAACGTCTATAGCCGGTCTGACAAGATCATCTATCTGTTCCTGCGCGCACTCCTGATGATAGTCGGCGTTGTGCTTTTCTTCATCGTCGCCGTTCTGGTCTATCTCGTGGTCGGCTCAGGTTTGGAAGCCGCCAACCAGACAGCTCTGGTGGTTTTTGGTGTTTTCGCTTCTTTTCTCGTTCTTCGCATCATTTTTCTCAATCTCCTTGCGCCGGACGCGGACAGCCACCGCCTCTTGAACATGTCCGGCCAGGAGGCCGGTAGTCTCTACAAGGCGCTTCTTATCGGAAGTGCGGTATCGCTCTTTACCATTGGCTTCTGCCTGTGGATGGAACGGCTCGGGCTGTCTCAGGACGCGCACAAGATCGCGCTCATTGGTGCTTCGGCCCTGTCCATGATCATTCTGATCGGAATTTCGATCGCTTACAGGAAGGTGATTGCGCGTCTGATACGGGGCGAGGCAGGGGCTGGAGCGCCGATCTGGCGCAAGGTTCTGGCAAATGTCTGGCACTTTGTTGCGGTCTTCTACTTTGTTGTCGCCTGGGGCATTTCCGCTGTCCGCATCCTTCTGGATCTGCCCGATGCGACCGGGCTTGTCGGCGCGCCGCTGCAGGTCATGTTGCTGGCATCGGTGGCCTACGGCATCCTTGTGCTGATTATCGACAAGGTTCTGCTTCCAAGACTGGATACGGCGGACGTTCAGGCGAAAATTGCCGAGGACATCAAGCGGACAGACGAAAGCGAGGGTCTGCAGGACGACCCGGAAAGCGCAATGGCCCAGGCACGTGCGGAAGCAGCCGAACGGGAAGCACAGCGTTCGCCTTTTCGGGATTTGTTCGATCGCGGGGCCGTGATCCTCGTCCTGTTTGCTTCCTTCGATCTTCTGGCGTCATGGTGGGGTGTGCCGCTTGCCGGCAGCAGTTCTTTGATCGGCTCTTTCGTTGAGGTTCTGCTCGTCACATTCCTTGGCTACATGTCCTATGAGGCGGTGAAGATCGTTATCGACCGGCAGATCGCCAAGGAAGCGCCGGCGGAGGAGGATGAGGAAGTCGAGGTCGGTGGTGCCGGTGAAAGCCGTATTGCGACGCTTCTTCCGATATTCCGGAATTTCCTCCTGATCACGATTGTCGTCATTGCCGCCATGGTCGTTCTGTCCGAGCTTGGCGTGAACATTGCGCCGCTCTTTGCAGGTGCCGGGGTGGTTGGCCTCGCGATCGGCTTTGGTGCGCAGACCCTTATCCGTGATATCTTTTCAGGCGCGTTCTACCTGGTCGATGATGCCTTCCGCAAAGGCGAGTACATCGACATTGGCAGCGCCAAGGGGGTGGTTGAGAAGATTTCGATCCGTTCGATGCAGCTGCGGCATCACCGCGGCGCTCTGACAACCATTCCGTTCGGGGAAATCCAGCAGGTCGAAAACTTCTCGCGTGACTGGGCCGTGATGAAACTTGCCTTCCGTGTCACCTATGACACGGACGTGGAAAAGATGCGCAAGCTGATCAAGAACTTCGGCAAGGAGCTCCTGCAGGATGAATATTACGGGCCGATGTTCCTGGCCCCGCTGAAGTCGCAGGGCATCATGTCGATGGAAGATTCAGCCATGATCGCGCGTGTGAAGTTCACGACCAAGCCTGGAAAGCAATTCGAACTCCGCAAGATCGTTTATGCGGGCTTGCGGGATCTGTTCGAGCAAAATGGCATCAAGTTTGCCCACCGTCAGGTTACCGTGCGGGTTGCCGGCGAAAATGGCGAAGGTCAAGTGTCGCCCGAGTCGGCAAGAGCGGCTGTACAGGCCGCCATCCAGGCTGCCGCAGCAGGGGGTGGTGCAGCAGGTATTTTTGATCCTGACGAAGCGGGTAGCGAGGGAGCGACCGATCAACTCTGA
- a CDS encoding DUF2336 domain-containing protein, giving the protein MSEALKTELVNFSELTGEAGSARKAELARHVAALFALTSERCSDEQVGVYDSVLLRLVDMVESEVRRYVSEQMSGLRRGPLDTIRRLADDDIEVAEPILLRSSILSDEDLISIAEKRGNSHCYAIAQREVLSENVTDILVQRGDLKVKRKVASNDGASLSDASVQSLISDAASDATLQNFLSDRGDLAEAHISSLVAIASDEVRKKLRDSGQSEAAERVGEAADIAAQHMSNQYWLGRYDFDTAKARVMLLAKRGMVNEAALRRFASEDRFAEAVATFALMIRGDVEELSHCMVSPNPEPFIVLAKAFGFSSISVSALLSIGPWRHRLTPEVRNLAIAYFARLTVAEAKRKMSHWNTNVVS; this is encoded by the coding sequence ATGAGTGAAGCCTTGAAAACCGAACTGGTGAACTTTTCGGAGCTGACCGGGGAAGCTGGCAGCGCCCGGAAAGCAGAGCTTGCCCGGCATGTTGCAGCCCTCTTCGCGTTGACATCGGAAAGGTGTTCGGACGAACAGGTAGGTGTTTACGATTCTGTTCTGCTCCGGCTCGTCGACATGGTGGAATCTGAAGTTCGACGATACGTCTCCGAGCAGATGTCAGGTCTGCGCCGCGGTCCTCTGGACACAATCCGGCGGCTTGCTGATGACGATATTGAGGTCGCTGAACCGATCCTTCTGCGCTCATCCATTCTCAGTGATGAGGACCTGATTTCGATCGCCGAAAAACGTGGCAATTCGCATTGCTATGCCATCGCGCAACGTGAAGTGCTTTCCGAGAATGTCACGGATATTCTCGTACAGCGAGGCGATCTGAAAGTGAAGCGCAAGGTTGCAAGCAATGATGGGGCAAGTCTTTCCGACGCGTCCGTCCAATCGCTCATCAGCGACGCGGCTTCAGATGCAACCCTGCAGAACTTCCTGAGTGACCGAGGAGACCTCGCCGAAGCTCACATATCGAGCCTTGTTGCGATCGCAAGCGACGAAGTGCGCAAAAAGCTGCGCGATAGCGGGCAAAGCGAGGCGGCGGAACGTGTCGGAGAAGCGGCCGATATCGCCGCGCAGCATATGTCCAATCAGTATTGGCTTGGGCGATACGATTTCGACACGGCAAAAGCGCGTGTGATGCTGCTCGCAAAACGCGGCATGGTGAACGAGGCCGCCTTGCGCCGGTTTGCGTCCGAAGACCGTTTTGCTGAGGCGGTCGCAACATTTGCCCTGATGATCCGCGGCGATGTTGAGGAGCTAAGCCATTGCATGGTCAGCCCCAATCCCGAACCGTTTATCGTTCTGGCAAAAGCGTTCGGGTTTTCCTCCATCTCCGTCAGCGCGCTCTTGTCGATCGGACCCTGGCGTCACCGTCTCACTCCGGAGGTGCGCAATCTCGCTATAGCGTATTTTGCCCGGCTGACAGTCGCGGAGGCGAAACGCAAGATGTCACACTGGAACACCAACGTGGTCAGCTGA